From the genome of Staphylococcus haemolyticus, one region includes:
- a CDS encoding ArgE/DapE family deacylase encodes MNTFSEKEKLKLLSDIVEINSVNDNEIEVATYLKDLFEAHHINAEIDVIEGKRANLIATIGSGSPVVAISGHMDVVSEGDQNDWDYPPFQMTEKDNRLYGRGTSDMKSGLMALAIAMIELKENDALPHGTIKFMATAGEEKEQLGSAQLYKKGYMNNVDALIIAEPSETNIVYAHKGSMDYKITSKGKAAHSSVPVVGFNAIKPLIQFIQDIDTEYDRISKELNSEKLDFSHLIKRIQSQLQQENNLDEEEVERVISGLVISNTILHGGNQVNSVPDTATAEFNIRTIPEFDNEKVKSLFKTYLEEVNKQGGQLEEDLYLDLDPVLTTGDNPLIKIGQRVAKQIFGEDIVASPTVGVTDASNLLRDKDEHFSFLMFGPGTAPHQINEYVEKEKYLRFIDYYKELLITYLNEYK; translated from the coding sequence ATGAATACATTTTCAGAAAAGGAAAAACTCAAATTATTGTCAGATATCGTAGAAATTAATTCGGTGAATGATAATGAAATTGAAGTTGCAACTTATTTGAAGGACTTATTTGAAGCGCATCATATTAACGCAGAAATTGATGTTATTGAAGGTAAACGTGCTAACTTAATTGCTACTATCGGCAGTGGTAGTCCAGTTGTAGCAATTTCAGGTCACATGGATGTTGTATCGGAAGGTGATCAAAACGATTGGGACTATCCACCATTTCAAATGACTGAAAAAGATAATCGATTATACGGTCGTGGTACCTCAGACATGAAATCTGGACTTATGGCTTTAGCTATTGCGATGATTGAGCTGAAAGAAAACGATGCACTACCTCATGGCACGATAAAATTCATGGCAACTGCCGGCGAAGAAAAGGAACAACTTGGTTCCGCACAATTGTATAAGAAAGGTTATATGAATAATGTTGATGCTTTGATAATTGCCGAACCATCTGAAACGAATATTGTTTATGCTCATAAAGGATCAATGGATTATAAAATCACTTCTAAAGGAAAAGCCGCACACAGCTCTGTACCTGTCGTAGGATTTAATGCAATTAAACCATTAATTCAATTCATACAAGATATCGATACAGAATATGACCGTATTTCGAAAGAATTAAATAGCGAAAAGCTAGATTTCTCACATCTTATCAAACGCATTCAATCACAGTTACAACAAGAAAACAATCTAGATGAAGAAGAAGTTGAACGTGTGATTTCTGGACTTGTCATTAGTAATACCATTTTACATGGTGGGAACCAAGTCAATTCAGTTCCTGATACTGCAACTGCTGAATTTAATATTAGAACGATTCCAGAATTTGATAACGAAAAAGTTAAATCACTATTCAAAACGTATTTGGAAGAAGTTAATAAGCAAGGCGGACAGTTAGAAGAAGATTTATACTTAGATTTAGATCCAGTATTAACAACTGGAGATAATCCATTAATTAAGATTGGGCAACGCGTAGCTAAACAAATATTTGGAGAGGATATTGTCGCATCACCAACCGTTGGTGTAACAGATGCTTCCAATTTATTGCGCGATAAAGATGAACACTTTTCTTTCCTAATGTTTGGACCAGGAACAGCACCTCATCAAATAAATGAATATGTCGAAAAAGAGAAATATCTTCGTTTTATCGATTACTATAAGGAATTGCTTATAACTTATTTAAATGAATATAAGTAA